From one Candidatus Acididesulfobacter guangdongensis genomic stretch:
- a CDS encoding phenylalanine--tRNA ligase subunit alpha, which produces MNSEEILKKIENALNKAKVEFNEKINEKSLEEIYKNYLGKNSLLNDILRSISSYEPEVRKTIGMSVNNAKIQIEEIYQNLKEQLKVKNGTLNRSLKIDMTLPGIKIKQFHIHPITAVLNDTVDFFTSMGFEVVEGPEIETTHYNFDALNIPDNHPARDIWDTFYLKNGLIPRTHTSSVQVRTMETKKPPLRVIAPGRCYRYESVDATHLFMFNQVEGLFVDKNAKLSDLKGILEATVKSLLGAKKTRFRPAFYPFVEPGLDLDIECVFCHGKGCSVCKFSGWIEVIPCGMVHPKVFEYAGINPAEYKGFAFGMGFDRLVMLKYNVNDLRLLYSGNMDVLNQF; this is translated from the coding sequence ATGAATAGTGAAGAAATATTAAAAAAAATTGAAAACGCATTAAATAAAGCTAAAGTTGAGTTTAATGAAAAAATCAACGAAAAAAGTTTAGAGGAAATATATAAAAATTATCTCGGAAAAAACAGCCTGTTAAATGATATTTTACGCAGCATATCTTCCTATGAGCCTGAAGTTCGTAAAACAATCGGCATGTCCGTTAATAATGCCAAGATTCAAATTGAAGAAATTTATCAAAATTTAAAAGAACAATTAAAAGTTAAAAATGGCACGCTAAACCGTTCTTTAAAAATTGATATGACCCTTCCCGGCATTAAGATAAAACAGTTTCATATACACCCTATTACAGCAGTACTTAACGATACTGTAGATTTTTTTACTTCAATGGGATTTGAAGTTGTTGAAGGACCTGAAATTGAAACAACCCATTATAACTTTGATGCTTTAAACATTCCCGATAACCATCCTGCAAGAGATATTTGGGATACTTTTTATTTAAAAAACGGGTTAATTCCAAGAACTCACACATCAAGCGTACAGGTCAGAACAATGGAAACAAAGAAACCGCCTCTGAGGGTAATCGCGCCGGGAAGGTGCTATAGATACGAATCGGTGGATGCAACCCATTTATTTATGTTTAATCAGGTTGAAGGTCTCTTTGTTGATAAAAATGCAAAATTGAGCGATTTAAAGGGTATTCTGGAAGCTACTGTTAAGAGTCTGCTGGGTGCAAAAAAAACAAGATTCAGACCGGCTTTTTATCCTTTTGTAGAACCTGGCTTAGATTTAGATATAGAGTGTGTTTTTTGTCACGGCAAAGGCTGCAGCGTTTGTAAATTTTCAGGATGGATTGAGGTTATTCCTTGCGGTATGGTACATCCGAAGGTATTTGAATATGCCGGAATAAATCCGGCAGAGTATAAGGGTTTTGCGTTTGGAATGGGATTTGACAGATTAGTTATGCTGAAATATAACGTTAATGATTTACGATTATTGTATTCAGGCAATATGGATGTTTTGAATCAGTTTTAA